In one Ischnura elegans chromosome 13, ioIscEleg1.1, whole genome shotgun sequence genomic region, the following are encoded:
- the LOC124170034 gene encoding zinc finger protein 543-like produces the protein MHKIHPLPYAFWNGLRSDVFVLSGCVQCGKGFTKSSHLKRHCITHTNERPYPCAVCRKGFVESSYLNRHMAVHTGTDEGIRAVEYAAQEGRREYVCFLFASRVFPSVATWWLTCANTAASLSCASTAGGALQ, from the coding sequence ATGCACAAAATTCACCCACTGCCATATGCCTTTTGGAATGGCTTGCGCAGTGATGTGTTCGTGCTTTCCGGGTGCGTGCAGTGCGGCAAGGGCTTCACCAAGAGCAGCCACCTCAAGCGACACTGCATCACGCACACGAACGAGCGACCATACCCTTGCGCGGTGTGCCGCAAGGGCTTTGTCGAGAGCAGCTACCTCAACCGCCACATGGCCGTGCACACTGGAACAGACGAGGGGATCAGAGCCGTGGAGTACGCAGCACAGGAGGGACGCAGGGAATATGTGTGTTTTCTCTTTGCATCAAGGGTTTTTCCTTCCGTAGCAACTTGGTGGCTCACATGCGCAAACACAGCGGCAAGCCTTTCGTGTGCGAGCACTGCGGGAGGGGCTCTGCAGTAG